In a genomic window of Occallatibacter riparius:
- a CDS encoding DUF262 domain-containing protein: MTTYSINGLYEGEQLTLDFGSGSPVIPHDRGSINAKYVKGEVRIVTEQARYPLPTIVGMYEDTKKYVLNPDFQRRHRWNRDKQSRLIESFIMNVPIPPVFLYEVEYSKYEVMDGLQRMTAIYDFYKDKFPLTGLEEWRELNGLRYSQLPDQVQKGIDRRYLSSIILLQETAKTAHEAQRLKQLVFERINSGGVQLEPQESRNAIYDGPLNRLCIELARNPYLCRMWDIPEPTATELETGVFADDLVSNETFRRMEDVELVLRFFAYRQRLLHDQTALNVYLDEFLRQGNGFSSELLTKYKDLFQQTVKLVFEVLGEDAFHLYRQRKSGWNWFDRPTKVVYEPLMYAFSQRLDRAEELVLKGQYVREALQEFYQSNYAIFEGRKVNRADMNARNDALIGLLDSILAAIV; encoded by the coding sequence ATGACGACCTATTCCATCAATGGATTGTACGAAGGGGAGCAGCTGACACTGGACTTCGGCTCCGGAAGTCCGGTCATTCCTCATGACCGCGGCTCCATCAATGCCAAATACGTTAAGGGCGAGGTGCGAATCGTCACCGAGCAGGCGCGATACCCCCTGCCCACGATCGTCGGCATGTACGAGGACACCAAGAAATACGTCCTCAACCCGGATTTCCAACGGCGTCACCGCTGGAATCGGGATAAGCAGAGCCGCCTGATCGAGTCCTTCATCATGAACGTACCGATCCCGCCGGTGTTCCTTTACGAGGTCGAATACTCAAAATACGAGGTGATGGACGGTCTCCAGCGCATGACGGCCATCTACGACTTCTATAAGGACAAGTTTCCGCTGACTGGACTCGAAGAATGGCGGGAGCTGAACGGTCTGCGCTACTCGCAGTTGCCGGACCAGGTGCAGAAGGGCATCGACCGGCGTTACCTGTCTTCCATCATCCTGCTCCAGGAAACGGCGAAGACGGCGCACGAAGCACAACGCCTGAAGCAGCTCGTCTTCGAGCGCATCAACAGCGGAGGCGTGCAGCTCGAGCCGCAGGAATCGCGCAATGCCATATATGACGGACCGCTGAACCGGCTTTGCATTGAACTCGCGCGAAACCCCTATCTATGCCGCATGTGGGATATTCCGGAGCCGACCGCTACCGAACTCGAAACCGGGGTGTTCGCCGATGATCTTGTGTCAAATGAGACCTTCCGGCGGATGGAGGATGTCGAACTGGTATTGCGGTTCTTCGCGTACCGGCAGCGGCTCCTGCACGACCAAACGGCGCTTAACGTCTATCTAGATGAGTTCCTGCGGCAGGGAAATGGGTTTTCGAGCGAGCTCCTCACCAAATACAAGGACTTATTCCAGCAGACGGTGAAACTCGTCTTCGAGGTCCTAGGGGAGGATGCGTTCCATCTCTACCGGCAACGAAAGAGCGGCTGGAACTGGTTTGACCGTCCGACGAAGGTTGTCTATGAGCCGCTTATGTATGCCTTCAGCCAACGCCTGGACCGTGCGGAGGAGCTGGTGCTCAAGGGACAGTATGTCCGTGAGGCCCTGCAGGAGTTCTATCAGAGCAACTACGCCATATTTGAGGGCAGGAAGGTCAATCGTGCCGACATGAACGCGAGGAACGACGCGTTAATCGGGTTGCTCGATTCGATTCTTGCTGCAATCGTCTAG
- a CDS encoding HEPN domain-containing protein, translated as MWSCNGTLRDGLALLRHYLDGLDQQDKLLDLQSESCGDAGPVLKTIQEHFRARNNKARYEYNTVIVSLYGYLERFIEELIGEYLRGVSSNVATFAELPPIVQTNHLPLSLELARKVDYQRYAGMVRVEDVVARLHMCFSSPDKYQLNVEAFSQHTANFRHGIVTATFAQSGVSELGPALRRADAFKNFLATENPERDLDTYLAGNDEIVFARLDDLANRRNDVAHGTPTDDYLSHDLLRELIDFVDAYTTSLGEIIYERALPFMARRASPLGAAITVIDHRIVCVNLPAGKVSVGDILIAKTQDGSRPFKGGPIKEIQRDHVPTHSIDGGPGVQIGILVDFGAKDNHEFYVFNIV; from the coding sequence ATGTGGTCCTGCAATGGCACGCTCAGGGACGGCCTCGCACTACTGCGGCATTATCTCGATGGCCTCGATCAGCAGGACAAGCTGCTCGACCTTCAGTCGGAGTCTTGCGGCGATGCAGGTCCCGTACTAAAGACCATCCAGGAGCATTTCCGAGCGAGGAATAACAAGGCTCGCTACGAATACAACACCGTTATCGTTTCGCTGTACGGCTACCTTGAGAGATTTATCGAGGAGCTGATCGGGGAATATCTTCGGGGTGTCTCCAGTAATGTTGCGACCTTTGCGGAGCTCCCGCCGATCGTGCAGACCAATCACCTGCCGTTATCGCTGGAGCTTGCCCGGAAAGTTGACTACCAGCGCTACGCCGGGATGGTACGGGTCGAGGACGTGGTGGCGCGGCTCCATATGTGTTTCAGTTCGCCGGATAAATACCAACTAAATGTCGAGGCGTTCTCGCAACACACCGCTAATTTTCGCCACGGCATCGTGACAGCGACATTCGCGCAAAGTGGCGTCAGCGAACTCGGACCGGCACTTCGAAGGGCTGATGCCTTCAAGAATTTCCTTGCCACTGAAAATCCGGAGCGAGATCTCGATACCTACCTTGCGGGTAACGACGAGATTGTGTTTGCGCGGCTCGATGACCTAGCGAACCGGAGGAACGACGTCGCGCATGGCACCCCCACGGACGATTACCTGTCGCACGACCTGCTTCGGGAATTAATCGACTTTGTCGACGCCTATACAACCAGCCTCGGCGAGATTATCTACGAGCGCGCCTTACCCTTCATGGCACGGAGGGCATCGCCACTAGGAGCCGCGATAACCGTAATAGATCATCGGATTGTCTGCGTGAATCTGCCGGCGGGAAAGGTCTCCGTGGGCGATATCCTCATCGCCAAGACCCAGGACGGCAGTCGCCCATTTAAAGGCGGCCCGATCAAGGAAATTCAGCGCGATCACGTGCCAACGCATAGCATCGATGGTGGGCCTGGAGTGCAAATTGGGATTCTAGTAGACTTCGGGGCGAAGGACAATCATGAGTTTTACGTTTTCAATATAGTGTGA